A window from Flavobacterium sp. 83 encodes these proteins:
- a CDS encoding glycoside hydrolase family 43 protein: MKNIFLTLFSLVIITSCKSVKTNEAMASANGGESSNSIVLNNPIIKDKYTGDPAALVYKDKVYLYAGHDEAPNDFNFYKMNEWLVYSSSDMVHWEEHPVPLKVTDFTWATSDAWASQVIERNGKFYWYVTVSHGAINGKAIGVGVSDSPTGPFKDALGKALVTNDMTTQTKIDWDDIDPTVMIDDDGQAYLFWGNSVCHYAKLKANMTEFDGPIQTISLPNYTEAPWIHKHNNWYYLSYAYQFPEKIAYAMSKSINGPWEYKGILNELAGNSNTNHQAIISFKGKDYFIYHNGATQPNGGSFRRSVCVDRLYYNEDGTMKRVIMTSEGITQ, translated from the coding sequence ATGAAAAATATATTTTTGACATTATTTTCCCTTGTCATAATTACTTCTTGTAAGTCTGTAAAAACTAATGAAGCTATGGCTTCCGCCAATGGGGGGGAAAGCAGCAATTCAATCGTACTCAACAATCCCATCATAAAAGATAAATACACAGGTGACCCTGCAGCTTTGGTTTACAAAGACAAAGTATATCTTTATGCAGGTCACGATGAAGCGCCAAATGATTTCAATTTTTATAAAATGAATGAATGGCTGGTATATTCCTCATCGGATATGGTGCATTGGGAGGAACATCCCGTACCGCTTAAAGTCACTGATTTTACTTGGGCAACATCCGATGCTTGGGCTTCTCAAGTTATTGAACGCAACGGAAAATTTTATTGGTATGTAACCGTTTCACATGGAGCCATTAATGGGAAAGCCATAGGGGTTGGCGTTTCTGACAGCCCAACAGGACCTTTCAAAGATGCGCTTGGAAAAGCGCTTGTTACTAATGATATGACCACACAAACCAAGATTGACTGGGATGATATTGACCCAACAGTAATGATTGATGATGACGGTCAAGCCTATCTTTTTTGGGGAAATTCTGTTTGTCATTATGCGAAATTGAAAGCAAACATGACCGAATTCGATGGCCCAATACAAACAATCTCTTTACCCAATTATACCGAAGCGCCTTGGATTCACAAACATAACAATTGGTATTATTTGTCGTATGCCTATCAGTTTCCAGAGAAAATCGCCTACGCCATGAGCAAGTCTATCAATGGACCATGGGAATATAAAGGCATTTTAAATGAACTTGCTGGAAACTCAAATACAAATCATCAAGCAATCATCAGTTTTAAAGGAAAAGATTATTTCATCTATCACAATGGAGCTACTCAACCAAATGGCGGTAGTTTTAGAAGATCCGTTTGTGTAGACCGTTTGTATTACAATGAAGATGGAACTATGAAACGAGTAATCATGACTTCGGAAGGAATAACGCAGTAA
- a CDS encoding arabinan endo-1,5-alpha-L-arabinosidase, whose translation MKKSNSILKLAPYLVLFLLVVSVSSCSSSDSPAPTPTPTPTPTPTPTPTFAGPTYLDNYSSISSWGSNSQWNLANVHDPTVEKCGDYYYMYQTDASYGNAHDGHGHFFYRRSKDLVNWQFMGSSMVTAPAWVKDSLNNKRARMSPALPPIENPNYGYWAPCVRKVGNKYRMYYSIVVDNPIIGTDFTYTWGERAFIGLAETDDLASNVWTDKGMVVCSEPDGLKPYSFTGTRNWENAYFKFNAIDPSFIETPQGEQYLIYGSWHSGIAALKLNPTTGKPDQLKTLSDYGTRIATRSATSRWQASEGPEIIYNPDTQYYYLFLAYDGLDVPYNTRVCRSKSITGPYLGIDGRDVTSGADCWPMLTHPYAFNTHTGWVGISHCAVFQNPDTKQWFYSSQARLPVGVPGIAASNAIMMGHVRAINWTEDGWPVVDPERYAGVPATTITETSFIGSWEQITMNYQYATIQKSVTIYLTADKKVSGGLIGTWSYDSTNKTLTVNGIKCKVSDAWDWESATRKVTITYSGFTSGGLPVWGKKIN comes from the coding sequence ATGAAAAAATCAAATTCCATTTTAAAGTTAGCACCCTATCTAGTACTATTTTTATTGGTGGTATCAGTTAGTAGTTGTTCGAGTAGTGACAGTCCGGCTCCGACGCCGACTCCAACTCCTACACCAACGCCAACACCAACGCCAACATTTGCAGGACCTACTTATCTTGATAATTATTCTTCCATTTCTTCTTGGGGTTCTAATTCGCAATGGAATTTAGCCAATGTTCACGATCCAACAGTCGAAAAATGTGGTGATTATTACTATATGTATCAAACAGATGCTTCCTATGGAAATGCGCACGATGGACATGGACATTTCTTTTACAGACGTTCAAAAGATTTAGTGAATTGGCAATTTATGGGGTCATCTATGGTCACAGCTCCAGCTTGGGTTAAAGATTCCTTGAATAATAAAAGAGCCAGAATGTCGCCTGCATTACCTCCTATCGAAAATCCTAATTATGGGTATTGGGCACCCTGTGTGCGTAAAGTAGGTAATAAATACCGTATGTATTACAGCATTGTAGTTGACAATCCTATAATCGGAACTGATTTTACTTACACATGGGGAGAGAGAGCCTTTATTGGATTGGCCGAAACAGACGATTTAGCCTCTAATGTATGGACAGATAAAGGAATGGTAGTTTGTTCAGAACCGGATGGATTAAAGCCATATTCTTTTACAGGCACACGAAATTGGGAAAATGCATATTTTAAATTCAATGCAATTGACCCTAGTTTTATAGAAACTCCGCAAGGCGAACAATATTTAATATACGGTTCTTGGCACTCAGGAATTGCAGCTCTTAAGTTAAATCCAACAACAGGAAAACCAGATCAACTCAAAACCTTAAGCGATTATGGAACTCGTATTGCCACCCGCAGTGCTACTAGTCGTTGGCAAGCCTCAGAAGGCCCAGAGATTATATACAATCCAGACACACAATATTATTATCTTTTCTTGGCTTATGATGGTCTGGATGTCCCCTACAACACTAGAGTTTGCCGTTCTAAATCTATAACTGGACCATATCTAGGAATTGATGGCAGAGATGTAACATCCGGTGCTGACTGTTGGCCAATGTTAACTCATCCTTACGCATTCAATACGCACACAGGTTGGGTTGGAATTTCACATTGCGCCGTGTTTCAAAACCCAGATACTAAACAATGGTTTTATTCCTCACAAGCGCGTTTGCCGGTAGGTGTTCCAGGAATTGCAGCTTCAAATGCTATTATGATGGGGCATGTAAGAGCCATTAACTGGACAGAAGATGGTTGGCCAGTTGTAGATCCTGAGCGTTATGCCGGAGTACCTGCTACAACAATAACCGAGACTTCATTCATAGGCTCTTGGGAGCAAATTACAATGAACTATCAATACGCAACCATCCAAAAATCAGTTACCATATACCTAACAGCCGATAAAAAAGTAAGCGGTGGCCTTATTGGAACATGGTCGTACGACAGCACCAATAAAACACTAACCGTAAACGGAATAAAATGTAAAGTTAGTGATGCTTGGGATTGGGAAAGTGCAACCCGTAAAGTAACAATAACCTATTCCGGATTTACTTCGGGAGGACTTCCAGTATGGGGTAAAAAGATAAACTAA
- a CDS encoding TonB-dependent receptor, which yields MKTNQRLFFYCNFLLPRKEWLLAIIVMLFSSYTLSAQQDKTIKGIVTSAKDAMPLPGVNVLIKGTNKVVVTGFDGEYSIKAASNDILVFSYIGFANQEVVVGNKSQLNIVLNDDLNKLNEVVVVGYGTQKKADLTGSVSVVNMDNAKKTVSYDVAKMLQGQVAGVTMQSSGEPGGFVNIKIRGISSFSNNNPLFVVDGMIVDSPYDFATGEIESMQVLKDASSAAIYGVRGANGVIIITTKKGKAGKFDIKYKSLVGFQNVAKEWSLTDRVGYQNITTAAEKNAGLTVAPGNDPTSPYFINNVDTNWQKAAFQTGIIENHSLTFSGGAESLGYNMNVDYFKNSSYLNSPQDYKRISTTLNLTGKKGKFKYGSKIGFTQSGKENFNEYNAGESPVSDLLGAIPTMPVYDVNRLGGYGGTTNLTQRAISMNVIGYNNLITNNAKRNRFIGDIWGEFEIVKGLKYKIDASFDRLDWQNRKFVPPSDLGWYYITTNDEASLDVSTGSQSRTFLNNLLTYEKAIGKHKFDVLAGWVQERNDNYNHWSRGVGYKPGEISHLEYADATSAGEYENTVTGVSYLSRINYGYDDRYLLQANFRQDKTSLFSQKYNKGNFYSFSGAWKISNEKFLKLPEWVSNIKLRGGYGILGNNTIPTYFFASTINSFAGYDFNNQLAPGTTVVSALDPNVHWEETKTTNVALELGLFNNDLQFTAEYYVKKSTDLLIGVPLPFSTGAFPASVTTNAGAVRNNGLEFSATYNNNHHDFKYSISANLGTLKNKVLQIGLDGNPIYGAASKTEVGRSIGEIYAYETNGIFQNAADIASSPTQTNAGIGDVKFKDVNGDGMISDLDRTFQGITIPKYSYGINFSSSYKNWDFSMFWQGSGGNKVFDGMYRNLMAGQYGNSSTDALNYWTPTNTNTNVPRPIIGDPNANTRDSNRFIEKGDYIKLQTMEIGYEIPVPTASFIQKAKVFVNGQNLLIISKYRGYDPDFNSNDGLFSRGYDGGSFPNPRTVSLGLEVNF from the coding sequence ATGAAAACAAACCAACGATTATTTTTCTATTGCAATTTTTTATTGCCAAGAAAAGAATGGCTATTAGCAATAATAGTTATGTTATTTTCTTCTTATACTCTTTCTGCACAACAAGATAAGACTATAAAAGGAATTGTTACATCAGCAAAAGATGCGATGCCTTTACCTGGTGTAAATGTTTTAATAAAAGGTACCAACAAAGTAGTTGTTACTGGATTTGATGGAGAATATTCAATAAAAGCAGCGTCTAACGATATTCTTGTCTTCAGTTATATAGGTTTTGCAAACCAAGAAGTTGTTGTAGGTAACAAGTCTCAACTAAATATAGTACTGAATGATGATTTGAATAAACTAAACGAAGTTGTTGTTGTAGGATACGGAACTCAGAAGAAAGCAGATCTTACCGGATCTGTGAGTGTCGTAAACATGGACAATGCTAAAAAAACAGTAAGCTACGATGTTGCAAAAATGCTACAGGGTCAAGTTGCAGGTGTAACCATGCAAAGCTCTGGAGAACCAGGTGGTTTTGTTAATATTAAAATTAGAGGAATCAGTTCTTTTAGTAATAACAACCCACTTTTCGTAGTAGATGGTATGATTGTAGACAGTCCTTACGATTTTGCTACTGGTGAAATAGAATCTATGCAAGTATTAAAAGATGCATCTTCGGCAGCAATCTATGGTGTTCGTGGAGCTAATGGAGTTATCATTATTACTACTAAAAAAGGAAAAGCTGGTAAATTTGACATTAAATACAAATCCCTTGTTGGATTTCAAAATGTTGCTAAAGAATGGTCGCTAACTGACAGAGTAGGATACCAAAATATTACTACTGCAGCTGAGAAAAATGCAGGATTAACTGTAGCACCAGGAAATGACCCAACAAGCCCTTATTTTATAAATAATGTAGATACTAACTGGCAAAAAGCAGCATTCCAAACTGGAATCATAGAAAACCATTCCTTGACTTTTAGTGGTGGTGCAGAAAGCTTAGGTTATAACATGAATGTAGATTATTTCAAAAACAGTAGCTACCTTAATTCTCCACAAGATTACAAAAGAATATCTACCACTTTAAACTTAACAGGTAAAAAAGGGAAATTTAAATATGGTTCAAAAATAGGTTTCACTCAATCTGGAAAAGAAAATTTTAACGAATACAATGCTGGGGAATCACCAGTTAGTGATTTATTAGGTGCCATTCCTACAATGCCTGTTTACGATGTAAATAGACTTGGTGGATACGGAGGAACAACTAACTTAACACAAAGAGCAATATCAATGAACGTTATTGGATACAATAACTTAATTACAAACAACGCCAAAAGAAATCGTTTTATTGGAGACATTTGGGGAGAATTTGAAATCGTAAAAGGATTAAAATATAAAATTGACGCTAGTTTTGACCGATTAGATTGGCAAAACAGAAAATTTGTACCGCCAAGTGATTTAGGTTGGTATTATATTACAACTAATGATGAAGCTTCACTAGATGTATCTACTGGAAGTCAGTCTAGAACTTTCCTTAATAATTTATTAACTTACGAAAAAGCAATTGGTAAACATAAATTTGATGTTTTAGCAGGATGGGTTCAAGAAAGAAATGATAATTACAACCACTGGTCAAGAGGTGTGGGTTACAAACCAGGTGAAATTAGTCATTTAGAATATGCTGATGCAACAAGTGCTGGAGAGTATGAAAATACGGTTACAGGTGTATCATACTTGAGTAGAATAAATTACGGTTATGATGATCGTTATTTGTTACAAGCTAACTTTAGACAAGATAAAACATCTCTTTTTAGTCAAAAATACAATAAAGGTAATTTTTACTCTTTTTCAGGAGCTTGGAAAATTAGTAATGAAAAATTTCTTAAGTTGCCAGAATGGGTAAGCAATATTAAATTAAGAGGTGGTTACGGTATATTAGGAAATAACACAATACCAACGTATTTCTTCGCTAGTACAATTAATAGTTTTGCTGGTTATGATTTTAATAATCAATTAGCTCCTGGTACAACAGTAGTAAGTGCATTAGATCCAAATGTACATTGGGAAGAAACAAAAACTACCAATGTGGCACTTGAGTTAGGATTATTCAATAATGACTTGCAGTTTACGGCTGAATATTATGTTAAGAAATCAACTGATCTTTTAATTGGTGTTCCATTACCATTTTCAACGGGTGCTTTTCCTGCTAGTGTAACTACAAATGCAGGTGCGGTTAGAAATAACGGTTTAGAGTTTTCTGCAACATATAATAACAATCATCATGATTTCAAGTACAGCATCTCAGCTAACTTAGGAACCTTGAAAAATAAAGTATTACAAATTGGTCTTGATGGAAATCCAATCTATGGTGCTGCTTCAAAAACAGAAGTGGGTAGATCAATAGGTGAGATTTATGCTTATGAAACAAATGGAATTTTCCAAAATGCTGCAGATATTGCTTCATCTCCAACACAAACAAATGCTGGAATTGGGGATGTAAAGTTCAAAGATGTAAATGGAGATGGTATGATTAGTGATCTTGACAGAACATTTCAAGGAATTACAATTCCTAAATACAGTTACGGCATCAACTTCAGTAGTTCTTACAAAAACTGGGATTTCTCTATGTTTTGGCAAGGTAGTGGCGGAAACAAAGTATTTGATGGTATGTACCGCAATTTAATGGCTGGACAATATGGAAACAGCAGTACTGATGCGCTTAATTATTGGACTCCTACAAATACAAATACTAATGTACCACGTCCAATTATTGGAGATCCAAATGCGAACACAAGAGATTCTAATCGATTTATTGAAAAAGGGGATTATATAAAATTGCAAACTATGGAAATTGGATATGAAATCCCTGTTCCAACTGCAAGTTTTATCCAAAAAGCTAAAGTATTTGTAAATGGTCAAAACCTATTAATAATCAGCAAATACAGAGGATATGACCCTGATTTTAATAGCAATGACGGATTATTCTCTAGAGGATACGATGGTGGTTCATTCCCAAATCCTAGAACTGTTTCTTTGGGACTTGAAGTGAATTTTTAA
- a CDS encoding RagB/SusD family nutrient uptake outer membrane protein — protein MKYKIFNYLTVFFSLAVVTTSCVNNEDLVQVDPNNDAVDSFWKTDQDAIEGVNAAYGSLLTDGTYMRSTPLLLDLKGDDTRSNSPWDAMYNVGRFNSNVSNSAIYGWAYETYYQGIYRANQVITKVPAIEMADANLKNRILGQAYFLRGLYLFHAVNMFKSVPLPTEIATIYPQKTNEEGWAQVIADFKAAADLLPTTYDNVIGLDAGQKGRATKGAALGYLGKAYLFTKDFANAKTTFKQVIDLGVYSLVSNYRDNFTDSNENNSESLFEVQFSRQAGGVDLGWGGAPSSGWGKTSARAITYAPRAFGWTDVQPTWTLFNEYHDEKTTANEVDPRLDATMFYNKPGGMQLYGQNFATFYAGNPGDLNDLFCRKYENSDGAYANEFDWRSGINERLLRYSDILLMYAECLNETGDTPGAYTYIQMVRNRVGLPNLATAKPGLSQAAMREQIGHERFLEFPLEGHRFDDIRRWGWLQDATKLAWLKSRDVEFNSYATGREFFPIPQLEMDNNPGTIQNSGY, from the coding sequence ATGAAATATAAAATATTTAATTATCTAACTGTTTTCTTCTCACTAGCAGTCGTAACAACAAGTTGTGTTAACAATGAAGATTTAGTTCAAGTTGACCCAAATAATGACGCAGTAGATTCATTCTGGAAAACAGACCAAGACGCTATTGAAGGCGTAAATGCCGCTTACGGAAGCTTATTGACCGATGGTACTTACATGAGAAGTACACCTTTATTATTAGACTTAAAAGGGGATGACACTAGAAGTAACAGCCCATGGGATGCCATGTATAATGTGGGTCGATTTAACTCGAATGTTTCAAATTCTGCCATTTATGGTTGGGCTTATGAAACGTATTATCAAGGTATTTACCGTGCGAATCAAGTTATAACAAAAGTACCTGCTATCGAAATGGCAGATGCAAACCTTAAAAACAGAATTCTGGGCCAAGCCTATTTCTTGAGAGGGTTGTATTTATTTCATGCTGTAAACATGTTTAAAAGCGTACCATTGCCAACAGAAATTGCGACTATCTATCCACAAAAAACAAACGAAGAAGGTTGGGCGCAAGTTATTGCGGATTTTAAAGCCGCTGCAGATTTGTTACCAACAACTTATGATAATGTTATAGGATTAGATGCAGGTCAAAAAGGGCGTGCTACTAAAGGAGCAGCTTTAGGATATTTAGGAAAAGCATACTTGTTTACTAAAGATTTTGCAAATGCAAAAACAACATTTAAACAAGTGATTGATTTAGGTGTTTACTCTTTAGTATCTAATTACCGTGATAACTTTACGGACTCTAATGAAAACAATTCAGAATCACTATTCGAAGTACAATTTAGCAGACAAGCTGGTGGTGTTGATTTAGGCTGGGGTGGTGCTCCATCTTCCGGTTGGGGGAAAACATCTGCAAGAGCAATTACTTATGCACCTAGAGCTTTTGGATGGACAGACGTGCAACCAACTTGGACTTTATTCAATGAATATCATGATGAAAAAACAACCGCAAATGAAGTTGATCCACGTTTAGATGCTACCATGTTTTATAACAAACCAGGTGGTATGCAACTTTACGGACAAAATTTCGCTACTTTTTATGCTGGAAATCCAGGAGATTTAAATGATTTATTCTGTAGAAAATACGAAAATTCTGATGGAGCTTATGCAAATGAATTCGATTGGCGTTCAGGCATCAACGAGCGTCTATTAAGATATTCTGATATATTATTAATGTATGCTGAATGTTTAAACGAAACTGGCGACACTCCAGGTGCATACACTTACATTCAAATGGTTAGAAACAGAGTTGGCTTACCTAATTTAGCTACAGCAAAACCTGGATTAAGTCAAGCTGCCATGAGAGAACAAATAGGTCACGAAAGATTCTTAGAGTTCCCATTAGAAGGACACCGTTTTGATGATATTCGTCGTTGGGGTTGGTTACAAGATGCTACAAAATTAGCATGGTTAAAATCAAGAGATGTTGAATTTAATTCCTATGCAACAGGAAGAGAATTCTTCCCAATACCACAATTGGAAATGGATAACAATCCAGGAACAATTCAAAACAGTGGTTATTAA
- a CDS encoding alpha-N-arabinofuranosidase — protein sequence MKKALLILFIFTFCNQIIVAQKETTVLSIKNTANAPIINKNIYGHFAEHLGRSIYGGFFVGDTSKIPNTNGVRNDIIDALKKLKIPNLRWPGGCFADTYHWKDGIGPKENRPTIVNQWWGGTTEDNSFGTHDFLNMCELLGAEPYLSGNVGSGTVQELSDWVQYANFGGKSPMSDLRKKNGRTEPWKVKIWGIGNEAWGCGGNMKPDYYAGEYRKYATFMSDWENTGGLMRIASGASDADYNWTETLMKNIPGSMLGGVAMHHYSVIEWNKKGDAVDFTEGQYFTTMKEALKMDELITKHGAIMDKYDPEQKIALVVDEWGGWYDVEKGSNPGFLYQQNTMRDAVLAGATLNIFNNHADRVRMANLAQCVNVLQAVILTDKAKMILTPTYHVMKMYSVHQDAKLLPITINSPLYTYNGETLPALSASASKDKNGLVHISLVNIDSKKENKIEIDIKELGIKNVSGSLLASSKLQDFNSFDNPTKIQPTAFKGYEIKKGKLVVTVPPFSVIILEGK from the coding sequence ATGAAAAAAGCCCTATTAATCTTATTTATTTTTACTTTTTGCAATCAAATTATTGTTGCACAAAAAGAAACCACAGTACTTTCTATAAAAAATACTGCCAATGCTCCTATTATCAATAAAAATATCTACGGGCATTTTGCGGAACATTTAGGAAGATCAATCTATGGTGGCTTCTTCGTTGGGGATACTTCAAAAATCCCAAATACAAATGGGGTACGTAACGATATTATTGATGCTCTTAAAAAATTAAAAATCCCTAATTTAAGATGGCCGGGTGGTTGTTTTGCGGATACGTATCACTGGAAAGATGGTATTGGTCCAAAAGAGAACAGACCAACAATCGTAAATCAATGGTGGGGAGGAACTACTGAAGACAATAGTTTTGGAACTCATGATTTTTTAAATATGTGTGAATTACTTGGAGCTGAACCTTACTTATCTGGCAATGTGGGAAGCGGTACTGTTCAGGAACTTTCTGATTGGGTTCAATATGCCAACTTTGGAGGTAAAAGCCCGATGAGTGATTTGCGCAAAAAAAATGGAAGAACAGAACCTTGGAAAGTAAAAATCTGGGGAATTGGTAATGAAGCCTGGGGCTGTGGTGGTAATATGAAACCGGACTATTATGCTGGGGAATACCGTAAATATGCCACATTTATGTCTGATTGGGAAAACACTGGCGGGTTAATGCGTATTGCATCCGGCGCAAGTGATGCCGATTATAATTGGACAGAAACATTAATGAAGAATATCCCAGGAAGTATGTTGGGCGGTGTAGCAATGCATCATTATTCTGTAATAGAATGGAACAAAAAAGGAGATGCAGTAGACTTTACTGAAGGGCAATATTTCACTACTATGAAAGAAGCCTTAAAAATGGATGAACTTATTACTAAACATGGCGCCATTATGGATAAATACGATCCTGAGCAAAAAATTGCTTTGGTTGTAGATGAATGGGGCGGTTGGTACGATGTAGAGAAAGGAAGTAATCCTGGATTTTTATACCAACAAAATACGATGAGAGATGCTGTTTTGGCTGGGGCAACTCTTAATATTTTTAATAACCATGCTGACAGAGTTCGTATGGCTAATCTAGCGCAATGTGTAAATGTTTTGCAAGCCGTTATTCTTACAGATAAAGCCAAAATGATTTTAACACCAACTTATCATGTAATGAAAATGTACAGCGTACATCAAGATGCAAAATTATTACCAATTACAATAAATTCTCCACTATACACCTATAATGGCGAAACACTTCCTGCTTTATCTGCTTCAGCATCAAAAGATAAAAACGGATTAGTCCATATTTCATTAGTAAATATTGACTCTAAAAAAGAAAATAAAATCGAAATCGACATAAAAGAACTTGGAATCAAAAATGTTTCGGGAAGCTTATTAGCATCTTCAAAATTGCAAGATTTCAATTCCTTTGACAACCCAACAAAAATCCAACCTACTGCTTTCAAAGGGTACGAAATAAAAAAGGGTAAATTAGTTGTAACAGTCCCTCCTTTTTCTGTAATAATATTAGAAGGTAAATAA
- a CDS encoding arabinan endo-1,5-alpha-L-arabinosidase — MKLYKKTQPLFLLLILLVTTLSWAQDITVHDPVMIKQKDTYYLYCTGQGISVFSSKDLKNWNPEPAIFAKKPIWVDSVVPNFDNHIWAPDVSFHNNTYYLYYSVSAFAKNTSAIALATNTTLDPKDPAYKWVDHGIVIQSVPNRDMWNAIDPNLTFDENNVPWLAFGSFWNGLKMVKLNPDLKSIAQPEEWHTIAKRKRTFELVDTDPGDSALEAPFVFRKNDYYYLFLSWDLCCRGENSTYKVVVGRSKNITGPYVDKDGKLLTEGGGSLLIQGDKNWYGAGHNSTYTFDGKDYIVFHAYEIKNNGRPKLEIKELKWDATLWPKF, encoded by the coding sequence ATGAAATTATATAAAAAAACACAACCGCTATTCCTCTTACTTATACTTCTGGTAACAACTTTATCATGGGCGCAAGACATTACTGTTCATGATCCAGTGATGATTAAGCAAAAAGACACTTATTATTTATACTGTACAGGACAAGGAATTAGTGTTTTCAGTTCAAAAGACTTGAAAAACTGGAATCCGGAACCGGCTATATTCGCAAAAAAACCAATTTGGGTGGATTCAGTAGTACCTAATTTTGACAATCACATTTGGGCACCTGATGTCTCCTTTCACAACAACACCTATTATTTGTATTATTCAGTTTCTGCTTTCGCAAAAAATACTTCGGCGATAGCACTCGCTACTAATACTACGTTGGATCCAAAAGACCCTGCTTACAAATGGGTCGATCACGGAATTGTAATCCAATCCGTTCCTAACCGTGATATGTGGAACGCTATAGATCCAAATTTAACATTCGATGAAAATAATGTTCCTTGGTTGGCTTTTGGTTCTTTTTGGAATGGTTTGAAAATGGTGAAATTAAATCCCGATTTAAAATCAATTGCTCAACCAGAAGAATGGCATACGATAGCCAAACGCAAAAGAACTTTCGAATTAGTGGATACTGACCCGGGCGATTCTGCTTTGGAAGCTCCATTTGTATTTAGAAAAAACGATTATTATTACTTGTTCCTTTCTTGGGACTTGTGTTGCCGAGGTGAAAACAGCACTTATAAAGTAGTCGTGGGAAGATCAAAAAACATAACTGGTCCTTATGTAGATAAAGACGGAAAACTATTGACCGAAGGCGGAGGTTCTTTATTGATTCAAGGAGATAAAAACTGGTATGGAGCAGGTCACAACAGCACCTATACTTTTGACGGAAAAGATTATATTGTTTTTCATGCTTATGAAATTAAGAATAATGGAAGACCAAAATTAGAAATCAAAGAATTAAAATGGGATGCCACTTTATGGCCAAAATTCTAG